The Streptomyces rubrogriseus genomic sequence ACCGCGGCCGGCTGACCTGCCTCGTCGACGACCGGGTCGTCATGGCGATGAAGGCGCGCGAGCTGGGCCGCAAGGCGGCGATCGTCGGTGACCGGGTGGCCCTGGTCGGCGACCTCACCGGCAAGAAGGACACGCTCGCGCGCATCGTCCGCATCGAGGAGCGCACCTCGGTCCTGCGCCGCACGGCCGACGACGACGACCCCTACGAGCGGGTCGTCGTCGCCAACGCCGACCAGCTCGCCATCGTCACCGCCCTCGCCGACCCCGAGCCGCGCCCCCGCCTCATCGACCGCTGCCTGGTCGCGGCGTTCGACGGCGGCCTCACCCCGCTGCTGGTGATGACCAAGTCGGACCTGGCGCCGCCGGACGAACTCCTGGAGCTGTACGGCGCGTTGGACATCCCGTACGTCGTCACCAGCCGGGAGGAGCTGGAGAACGGCGCCGCCGCCGACCTGGTGCGCGAGCACCTGGACGGGAAGATCACGGCCTTCGTCGGCCACTCCGGCGTCGGCAAGACGACCCTGGTCAACACCCTGGTGCCCGAGGACCGCCGCCGGGTGACGGGTCACGTCAACGCGGTGACGGGCCGCGGCCGGCACACCACGACCTCGGCGCTCGCCCTCCCGCTGTCCTCGGCGGAGGGCGGCTGGGTCGTCGACACCCCGGGCGTACGGTCGTTCGGGCTGGCGCACATCGATCCGTCCCGGGTGATCAACGCCTTCCCCGACCTGGTGCCCGGCACCGAGGGCTGTCCGCGGGCGTGCAGCCACGACGAGCCCGACTGCGCGTTGGACGCCTGGGTCGCCGAGGGCCACGCCGACCCGGCCCGGCTCTACTCGCTGCGCCGGCTGCTGTCGACGCGGGAACGCAAGGAAGGCGACTGACCATCGCGTTGTTTGGCGTGCCGTGCAGCCGGTAAGTGCATAATCGCACCAAGCCGGAACCAAGCCTGAGCAAAGCCGGACGAAGTCGTTGTCGCACGAGTCGTCGTCGGACGGGGTCGTGGTCCGACGAAGTCGTTGTCGGACGAGGCCACTGACCGGCATCGACACAGCGGTCGCGGTAGGGACCACGGGAGGACAAGACATGGCGTGGCTGCTGGTCATAGTGGCCGGAGTGCTCGAAACCGGCTTCGCCGTCTGTCTGAAGCTGTCGCACGGTTTCACCCGGCTCTGGCCCACCATCGCCTTCTGCGCCTTCGCGCTCGGCAGCTTCGGCCTGCTGACGATGTCTCTGAAGAAGCTCGACGTCGGCCCCGCGTACGCGGTGTGGACCGGCATCGGCGCGGCGGGCACCGCCATCTACGGCATGATCTTCCTCGGCGACCTGGTCTCGACCCTGAAGATCGTCTCGATCAGCTTCGTCATCATCGGCGTGATCGGTCTGCAACTGTCGGGCTCGGCGCACTAGGGCTCCTCCCCTGCGCCTGCACCCGCCCCTGCGCAGGCGGCCGCTATGCCGTCAGGCGGCGTGGCAGGGCGGTGCGTACGAGGTCCGCCACCCCGCCCTCGGCGGGCGGCGCGGCGACGCAGGAGAGGGCGAGGCGCACGGTCAGTTCGCAGGAGCGGGCCAGTTCGGCGGCGTCCGGCGGCGGGAGCGGACCGGCCCCGCCCAGGACGGCCACGGCACGGTCGCGGACGAGGCCCACGAATTCGCCGGGCGAGGGCAGTGGACCGTCGGCCCGTCGCTGGGCCGGCACCGCGGAGGAGGAGGGCACCGCCGTCAGGGCCGGTGCGGGCAGCCGCTCGTTCCAGCACCCCGTGAGCATGGCCCGGACCAGCACGTTGTCGTGGGCCGCCGACATCATCCACTCGGCGGTGGCGGTGAGTCGTTCACGCGGGTCGCTGGGCCCGGAGAGCGCGCGCTCCACTCCGGCGAGATAGCCGTCGGCCTCCCGCCTCACGAGTGCCCGGGCGAGCCCCTCCTTGCTGCCGAACTCGTTGTAGAGGGTCTGCCGGGACACTCCGGCGGAAGCCGCCACGTCCACCATCCGTACGGCGGACCACGGCCGGCGTGCCAGCGCCGTGTACGCGGCGTCGAGCAGGGACTCCCGGGCTGCGGGCACCCTCGCCTCCCTCGGACCGAGCGAACGCTGCCGGACGTGCCGAGCGACTTGCTGCCAGATTTGACGGGTATGGGAGCACTGTCAAGGGTCCTCGCACCCGCGGGGCGGAGCCCCCGCAGCGCTTCTCCCGCCCCGCCACGCCCGTCAAAACCCTGGTGGCCCCGCCCCGCCCGCGACAGATAGCGTGACGGCATGCCCGATTATCTCGACGACCTCCGCCTCGCCCACGTGCTCGCCGACGCCGCCGACGCCGCGACGATGGACCGCTTCAAGGCCCTCGATCTGAAGGTCGAGACGAAGCCGGACATGACCCCGGTGAGCGAGGCGGACAAGGCCGCCGAGGAACTCATCCGCGGCCACCTCTCCCGCGCCCGCCCCCGCGACTCGGTCCACGGCGAGGAGTTCGGCGTGGCGGGCACCGGCCCGCGGCGCTGGGTCATCGACCCGATCGACGGCACCAAGAACTACGTACGCGGTGTCCCCGTGTGGGCCACCCTCATCGCCCTGATGGAGGCCAGGGAGGGCGGCTACCAGCCGGTCGTCGGCCTCGTCTCGGCGCCCGCCCTCGGCCGCCGCTGGTGGGCGGTGCAGGACCACGGCGCGTTCACCGGCCGCAGCCTGACCTCCGCCTCCCGGATCCACGTCTCCCAGGTCTCCACGCTCTCCGACGCCTCCTTCGCGTACTCCTCGCTGAGCGGCTGGGAGGAGCAGGGCCGCCTCGACGGCTTCCTGGACATGACCCGCGAGGTGTGGCGCACGCGCGCGTACGGCGACTTCTGGCCGTACATGATGGTCGCCGAGGGCTCGGTGGACATCTGCGCCGAACCGGAGCTCTCCCTCTGGGACATGGCCGCGAACGCGATCATCGTCACGGAGGCCGGCGGCACCTTCACCGGCCTCGACGGCCGCCCCGGCCCGCACAGCGGCAACGCGGCGGCGTCGAACGGCCGGCTCCACGACGAACTGCTCGGGTATCTCAACCAGCGCTACTGAGCGCCCGCCGACTCGCCCTCCGCGCCCCCTTGTTGACCCCTGCTTTACCTGCCACTCTGAGAGTTCCCTCACTTGTGAACTTGTGAATCCATGAACTAACTCATGGATCACCGGCAGGAGGTGCCTCCACCCATGCTCGTCCGCGAAGTCATGAGCACGGTCGTCCTCACCATCGGTCCCGCCCACACACTCCGCCAGGCCGCCGCCCTGATGTCCGCACGCCGCGTCGGCGCGGCCGTGGTGTACGACCCCGACGCCGGCGGCATCGGGATCCTCACCGAACGCGACGTCCTGGTCTCCGTCGGCCGGGGCCAGGACCCGGACACCGAGCGCGCCCACGGCCACACCACCACCGACGTCGTCTTCGCCACCCCGACCTGGACCGTGGAGGAGGCGACGGGTGCGATGGCGCACGGCGGCTTCCGCCACCTCATCGTCCTGGACGGCGGCGAGCCCGTCGGGATCGTCTCGGTGCGCGACATCATCCGCCGCTGGGCACCGGCGCGCTCCCCGCACAACGCCCCGGCGGTGACCGCCTGACGGGCCCGAGCGAGGTGCGGGCCGGTACAGGGCGCCGGCCCGCACGAGCCGTACCTCTTGGCCAATGCCGCCCCGGTTCCTACAATGGACAGTGTCTAAGTCGAGCAGGACTCCAAAGTCACACCCATTCGGGACCTGGTCCCCCTTGCTGTTAGGCTGATGTGTATGAGTGACCTTTTGGAACGGCTGCGCGGGCGCGGCTGGCGCATGACCGCTCAGCGGCGGGTCGTGGCCGAGGTCCTCGACGGCGAACACGTCCACCTGACGGCCGACGAGGTGCACTCCCGGGCCGTGGACAAGCTCCCCGAGATCTCCCGGGCGACGGTCTACAACACCCTGGGCGAGCTGGTCTCGCTCGGCGAGGTGCTGGAGGTCGCGACGGACAAGCGCGCCAAGCGCTACGACCCGAACGCGCACCGGCCGCACCACCACCTGGTCTGCGCGCGGTGCGGCGCGATCCGCGACGTGCACCCGACCGGCAACCCGCTGGCCGACCTCCCCGACTCGGAGCGCTTCGGCTTCACGGTGTCGGACGTCGAGGTGACGTACCGCGGCACCTGCCCGAACTGCGCGGCGGCGTGAGCGGGGATTTGCCTCACGTCTTCATCGTGACGTAGTGTTCCATTCATCGACGCGGGGTGGAGCAGCTCGGTAGCTCGCTGGGCTCATAACCCAGAGGTCGCAGGTTCAAATCCTGTCCCCGCTACTGAAGGCCTGGGGCCGGGATCCGCAAGGATCCCGGCCCCAGGTGCATTGCCACCGTATCTGCGGGGCGATCGTGCCTCCCCCAGTGCCTGAACAACCTGGGAGGTACCCCCAGGGCGGCACGGGTGGGCGGTGGGGGCACCTCACCTCCCGCTCGAGCGAAGCCGAGAGCGTGGCGTCACGCCGACAGCTCCTGCCGCAACGCGTCCCGCAGCCGAGCCGCCCGCTCCCCCACCTCCCGCGGCCCCAGTGACACCGCCAGGTCCGCCCACCGCTGCCCCTCGGCCAGCTCTCCCCGCCGCGCACAGACCAGCGCCAGCCGCAGCGCCGCCCGCCCGTGCCCGGCGTCGGCAGCCCTGCGCCACCACACGACGGCCTCGGGCTCGCTCCCCTCGCGGGCCAGCAGCAGCCCTAGGTTGAACGCACCGTTGCGGGACCCGGCCTCGGCCGCCTCGCGGTACCACCGCGCGGCCTCCACCACGTCGCCCCGCGCCGCGGCGAGCATCCCGACCCGCACCTGCGCGCGCCGGTGTCCCTGGGAGGCCGCCCGCTCGTACCACTCCTCGCACTCGGACTTGTCCTGCGCGGGCTCACCCAGCTCGTGCGCGGGCTCCGGCGGCCGACGCGCGTCCAGCACCGTCGCCAGCCGGTACGCGGCCTCCGCGCTGCCGCCCCCGGCCGCACAGCGCAGGAACCGTTCCGCCTCGCGCTCGTCCCCGCCGCGCAGCCGCGCCATCCCGACCTGGAGCGCCGCCTCGGTGTGCCCGGCGGCGGCGGCCCGCTCGTACCAGCGCAGCGCCGCCCGCTCCTCGCTCCGCCCGGCGTGCAGGATCCCGAGGTTGAAGGCGGCGTCGACGCTGCCCGCCTCTGCGGCCTTGGAGAACCACGGCTCGGCGCCACTCTCGTCCCCGGCGCGCAGCAGCAGGATGGCCAGCGCGTTGGAGGCCTCCCGGTGCCCGGCGTAGGCGGCCCTCCGGTACCACTGCTCGGCCTGCGTGGTGCGCCCCTGCTCGGCGCAGAGCAGCCCGAGGTTGTACGCCCCGTTGTCGTCGCCCGCGTCCATCGCGGCCCGGTACCAGCGCTCCGCGGTCTGGGTCTCGCCGCGCTCGGCGTGCAGCGCGCCCAGGGCGTTGGCGGCGTTGCCGTCGCCGTCCTGGGCGGCACGCAGCCACCACACGGCGGCGCTCTCGGTGTCCCCGGCGTCCCGCAGCAGGAAGCCGAGCGCGCAGGCGGCGCGGGCCTCGCCGTCCTTGGCGGACGTGAGGTACCAGCGGCCCGCCTCCTTGAGCTCGCCGCGCCTCTCCAGGATCGTCCCCAGGTGCAGCGCGCCGCGCCGGTGACCGCGCGCGGCGGCCTGCCGGTACCACTGCTCGGCCTCGTCGGCCGCGCGTGCGGCGGCCTTGTCGTCGCCGTCCTGCCCGGCCCGCCGGTCCAGCGTCCGCGCCAGCCGGTACGCCGCTTCCCGGTGCCCGCGTTCGGCCGCGGCCCGCATCCACCGCTCGGACCCGGTGTCGTCGCCGCGGTGCTCCAGCAGGTCGGCGAGCGCGTAGGCGCCCAGCACGTGCCCCTGTTCCGCGGACTGGCACAGCCAGTACTCGGCGGCGGGCTCGTCCCCGCGTTCGCGGAAGTGCCGGCCGAGCGCGTGCGCGGCGGCGGCGGATCCGGCGACGGCGGCGATACGCCACCAGCCGGCGGCCTCGTCGGCGTACCCGCGCTGGTGCAGCAGGACGCCCAGGTTGTTGGCGGCGGCCCGGTCGCCTGCCGCGGTGGCGGCACGCAGGTGCGACTCGGCTCCGTCGAAGTCGCCACGGCGCAGCAGCATCGCGCCGAGCACGCTCATCGCCTCGACGTCACCACAGTCGACGGCGAGCCGCAGGCGCACTTCCTCGGCGGCCTCGTCGGCGGCTTCCTGAGCCTCGTCCGTGGCCTCCTCCTGACCGGAAAGCTGACCGGACGGCTGCGCAAAACGCCCTGTCCCGAACAGATTTGCCATGTCCCCCATAACGTTCATCGTCGCACCACCCGCAACCTCGGTACATCCGGTATAC encodes the following:
- the rsgA gene encoding ribosome small subunit-dependent GTPase A, whose amino-acid sequence is MRRYGKHTDEDDIRSRPNRKGNRPRTHIRPKHEDAAEGLVLTVDRGRLTCLVDDRVVMAMKARELGRKAAIVGDRVALVGDLTGKKDTLARIVRIEERTSVLRRTADDDDPYERVVVANADQLAIVTALADPEPRPRLIDRCLVAAFDGGLTPLLVMTKSDLAPPDELLELYGALDIPYVVTSREELENGAAADLVREHLDGKITAFVGHSGVGKTTLVNTLVPEDRRRVTGHVNAVTGRGRHTTTSALALPLSSAEGGWVVDTPGVRSFGLAHIDPSRVINAFPDLVPGTEGCPRACSHDEPDCALDAWVAEGHADPARLYSLRRLLSTRERKEGD
- the hisN gene encoding histidinol-phosphatase; protein product: MPDYLDDLRLAHVLADAADAATMDRFKALDLKVETKPDMTPVSEADKAAEELIRGHLSRARPRDSVHGEEFGVAGTGPRRWVIDPIDGTKNYVRGVPVWATLIALMEAREGGYQPVVGLVSAPALGRRWWAVQDHGAFTGRSLTSASRIHVSQVSTLSDASFAYSSLSGWEEQGRLDGFLDMTREVWRTRAYGDFWPYMMVAEGSVDICAEPELSLWDMAANAIIVTEAGGTFTGLDGRPGPHSGNAAASNGRLHDELLGYLNQRY
- a CDS encoding CBS domain-containing protein; the encoded protein is MLVREVMSTVVLTIGPAHTLRQAAALMSARRVGAAVVYDPDAGGIGILTERDVLVSVGRGQDPDTERAHGHTTTDVVFATPTWTVEEATGAMAHGGFRHLIVLDGGEPVGIVSVRDIIRRWAPARSPHNAPAVTA
- a CDS encoding tetratricopeptide repeat protein; translated protein: MGDMANLFGTGRFAQPSGQLSGQEEATDEAQEAADEAAEEVRLRLAVDCGDVEAMSVLGAMLLRRGDFDGAESHLRAATAAGDRAAANNLGVLLHQRGYADEAAGWWRIAAVAGSAAAAHALGRHFRERGDEPAAEYWLCQSAEQGHVLGAYALADLLEHRGDDTGSERWMRAAAERGHREAAYRLARTLDRRAGQDGDDKAAARAADEAEQWYRQAAARGHRRGALHLGTILERRGELKEAGRWYLTSAKDGEARAACALGFLLRDAGDTESAAVWWLRAAQDGDGNAANALGALHAERGETQTAERWYRAAMDAGDDNGAYNLGLLCAEQGRTTQAEQWYRRAAYAGHREASNALAILLLRAGDESGAEPWFSKAAEAGSVDAAFNLGILHAGRSEERAALRWYERAAAAGHTEAALQVGMARLRGGDEREAERFLRCAAGGGSAEAAYRLATVLDARRPPEPAHELGEPAQDKSECEEWYERAASQGHRRAQVRVGMLAAARGDVVEAARWYREAAEAGSRNGAFNLGLLLAREGSEPEAVVWWRRAADAGHGRAALRLALVCARRGELAEGQRWADLAVSLGPREVGERAARLRDALRQELSA
- a CDS encoding DMT family transporter, with product MAWLLVIVAGVLETGFAVCLKLSHGFTRLWPTIAFCAFALGSFGLLTMSLKKLDVGPAYAVWTGIGAAGTAIYGMIFLGDLVSTLKIVSISFVIIGVIGLQLSGSAH
- a CDS encoding Fur family transcriptional regulator, giving the protein MSDLLERLRGRGWRMTAQRRVVAEVLDGEHVHLTADEVHSRAVDKLPEISRATVYNTLGELVSLGEVLEVATDKRAKRYDPNAHRPHHHLVCARCGAIRDVHPTGNPLADLPDSERFGFTVSDVEVTYRGTCPNCAAA
- a CDS encoding TetR/AcrR family transcriptional regulator, with product MPAARESLLDAAYTALARRPWSAVRMVDVAASAGVSRQTLYNEFGSKEGLARALVRREADGYLAGVERALSGPSDPRERLTATAEWMMSAAHDNVLVRAMLTGCWNERLPAPALTAVPSSSAVPAQRRADGPLPSPGEFVGLVRDRAVAVLGGAGPLPPPDAAELARSCELTVRLALSCVAAPPAEGGVADLVRTALPRRLTA